A region from the Bacillus sp. (in: firmicutes) genome encodes:
- the cls gene encoding cardiolipin synthase, which translates to MFFILIILVLIIVSWGYLDYSIGKKRYFNKMKKRSYPMRQSQITFIGEGEELFEQLFRDIEQAKSSIHVLFYIVKTDETSRDFLIRLKRKAKEGVTVRLLLDWVGCFPLSRTWINELESAGVHFSYCHRPRFPFYLYTLHQRNHRKIAVIDGSIGYLGGFNIGKEYVNQHPTLTPWRDYHIRLEGEGVADLQTEFLYDWYRETNEQLWEEPSLFPPLPKGPISHQIVPSGGNQVEEAFRSSIQRAKNSIFIGSPYFVPSEKVFRALIGAVRRGVQLTILVPFHSDHMLVKEASYRYFRVLLPYENVTIYQYVKGFYHGKVVIIDDKVMDIGSANFDVRSMNLNHELNCFIYDKAFIQTVKDYIHRDLLLAHILTDTDLQVGFKTKVKEWTAQLVTPWL; encoded by the coding sequence ATTTTTTTCATTTTAATCATCTTGGTTCTTATCATCGTTAGTTGGGGGTATTTAGATTACTCTATAGGAAAAAAACGTTATTTTAACAAAATGAAGAAACGTTCCTATCCAATGCGACAAAGTCAAATAACGTTTATTGGCGAGGGAGAGGAATTATTCGAACAACTTTTCCGTGATATTGAACAAGCGAAATCAAGTATTCATGTCCTTTTTTATATTGTCAAAACGGATGAAACGAGCCGGGACTTTCTCATTCGATTAAAGCGGAAGGCAAAAGAAGGAGTGACCGTACGTCTTCTTCTTGATTGGGTAGGATGCTTCCCTTTATCAAGAACGTGGATTAACGAATTAGAATCTGCTGGCGTTCACTTCTCCTACTGCCACCGACCACGATTTCCATTTTATTTGTATACTTTGCACCAACGAAATCACCGTAAAATTGCGGTCATAGACGGTTCGATTGGGTATTTAGGTGGGTTTAATATCGGAAAGGAATATGTAAATCAGCATCCTACATTAACACCATGGCGAGATTATCATATACGATTGGAAGGGGAAGGTGTGGCTGATTTACAAACAGAATTTTTATACGATTGGTACCGTGAAACGAATGAACAGTTATGGGAAGAACCTTCTTTGTTCCCTCCTTTACCTAAGGGACCAATTTCTCATCAAATAGTCCCATCTGGTGGGAATCAAGTTGAAGAAGCGTTCAGGTCATCTATTCAACGGGCAAAGAATAGCATATTTATTGGCTCCCCTTATTTTGTTCCAAGCGAAAAAGTATTTCGTGCGTTAATAGGGGCTGTACGCCGCGGGGTTCAGCTGACGATTCTCGTCCCGTTTCATTCGGATCACATGTTAGTTAAAGAAGCTAGCTATCGGTATTTCCGAGTTCTATTACCGTATGAAAATGTCACCATTTATCAATACGTTAAAGGGTTTTATCACGGGAAAGTAGTGATCATTGACGATAAAGTAATGGATATTGGATCAGCAAACTTCGACGTTCGAAGCATGAATCTGAATCACGAGCTCAATTGCTTTATCTATGATAAAGCGTTCATTCAAACCGTAAAGGACTATATCCATAGAGATTTGCTGCTTGCTCATATTTTAACCGATACCGATTTACAAGTCGGCTTTAAAACAAAAGTAAAAGAATGGACAGCCCAACTTGTGACCCCATGGTTATAG
- a CDS encoding 4Fe-4S dicluster domain-containing protein has product MNGLQWINLIAFLLVTAYAVGLFIYVVRTRIQFIKLGKKVEFDNRVKERLEKIWVNVFGQKKLLKDKKSGAIHVMFFYGFILVQFGAIDFIWKGIVPGSHLPLGPLYPGFTFFQELVTLMILFAVCWAFYRRYIEKLVRLKRGFKSGLVLLFIGGLMLSVLLGNGMSIIWHGEELTWTEPVASVIAFAFGWIGETASIVVFYITWWIHLLLLLAFLVYVPQSKHAHLIAGPANVYFHRLDAPGKLRPIDFEDETQETFGVGKITDFTQLQLIDLYACVECGRCTNMCPATGTGKMLSPMDLIVKLRNHLTDYGAAVTSKQPWVPTFAFRNTKGNQLALASATQGAQEVAATYGEEVSLIGDVITEEEIWACTTCRNCEDQCPVMNEHVDKIIDLRRYLVLTEGKMNPDAQRAMQNIERQGNPWGLNRKERENWRDAREDVYVPTVKELKKQGEEFEYLFWVGSMGSFDNRSQKIALSFAKLLNEAGVKFAILGNKEKNSGDTPRRLGNEFLFQELAQQNIAEFEKNGVKKIVTIDPHAYNTFKNEYPDFGLDAEVYHHTELLAKLVKEGRLVPKYEVNETITFHDSCYLGRYNEVYDPPREILKAIPGVKLVEMERNRETGMCCGAGGGLMWMEEDTGHRVNVARTEQALAVNPSIISSGCPYCLTMLSDGTKAKEVEDTVKTYDVAELLEKAVCGDEHQRLAM; this is encoded by the coding sequence ATGAACGGTTTGCAATGGATCAACCTAATTGCCTTTTTACTCGTTACCGCTTATGCTGTTGGATTATTTATATATGTGGTTCGTACTAGGATTCAATTTATTAAACTAGGAAAAAAAGTTGAATTTGATAATCGAGTCAAAGAGCGTTTAGAAAAAATTTGGGTGAACGTGTTTGGACAGAAAAAGCTCTTAAAGGATAAAAAGAGTGGTGCCATCCACGTCATGTTCTTCTATGGATTTATTCTTGTTCAGTTTGGTGCCATCGATTTTATTTGGAAGGGAATTGTACCTGGTTCTCACCTTCCTTTAGGTCCGTTGTATCCAGGGTTTACCTTTTTCCAAGAGTTAGTTACGTTAATGATTTTATTTGCTGTTTGTTGGGCGTTCTATCGTCGCTATATCGAGAAATTAGTCCGATTAAAGCGCGGTTTTAAATCTGGATTAGTTTTACTCTTTATTGGCGGGCTAATGTTATCTGTTCTATTAGGAAACGGAATGAGCATCATTTGGCACGGTGAAGAACTGACATGGACTGAACCAGTGGCATCGGTCATTGCCTTCGCCTTTGGTTGGATAGGTGAAACCGCATCGATTGTCGTATTTTATATTACTTGGTGGATCCACTTATTATTACTCTTGGCGTTTTTAGTTTACGTTCCACAATCAAAGCACGCGCACTTAATTGCCGGACCAGCGAATGTTTACTTTCATCGCCTTGATGCACCAGGGAAACTTCGTCCGATTGATTTTGAAGACGAAACCCAAGAAACATTTGGGGTAGGGAAGATTACCGACTTTACGCAACTGCAACTCATTGATTTATACGCCTGTGTCGAATGTGGGCGCTGTACGAATATGTGTCCAGCGACAGGAACCGGAAAAATGCTTTCACCAATGGATTTAATCGTAAAGCTTCGTAATCATTTAACGGACTACGGAGCAGCTGTCACATCAAAACAACCTTGGGTTCCAACATTTGCGTTCCGGAATACAAAAGGGAATCAGCTGGCGCTTGCTTCAGCCACTCAAGGTGCACAAGAGGTTGCAGCTACTTACGGGGAAGAAGTTAGTTTAATCGGGGATGTCATTACGGAAGAAGAAATTTGGGCATGTACAACGTGTCGTAACTGTGAAGACCAATGTCCAGTCATGAACGAGCACGTCGATAAAATTATTGACTTACGCCGTTACCTCGTATTAACAGAAGGAAAAATGAATCCAGATGCTCAACGTGCGATGCAAAACATTGAGCGTCAAGGAAATCCGTGGGGTCTGAATCGAAAAGAACGGGAAAATTGGCGTGACGCTCGTGAAGATGTATACGTACCGACAGTAAAAGAATTAAAGAAACAAGGAGAAGAATTTGAGTACTTGTTCTGGGTTGGCTCGATGGGTTCCTTTGATAACCGTAGCCAAAAAATTGCGTTATCCTTTGCCAAACTATTAAACGAAGCAGGCGTGAAATTTGCCATTCTCGGAAACAAAGAGAAAAACTCTGGAGATACGCCACGTCGCTTAGGAAACGAATTTTTATTCCAAGAGCTGGCACAGCAAAACATCGCGGAATTTGAAAAGAACGGCGTAAAGAAAATCGTCACAATCGACCCACATGCTTACAACACCTTTAAAAACGAGTATCCAGATTTCGGATTAGATGCAGAAGTTTACCACCATACCGAACTTCTTGCGAAACTCGTCAAAGAAGGGCGTCTTGTGCCGAAGTATGAAGTGAACGAAACGATTACATTCCACGACTCTTGCTATTTAGGTCGTTACAACGAAGTATATGATCCACCACGGGAAATTTTAAAAGCGATTCCAGGTGTAAAATTAGTGGAAATGGAACGAAACCGCGAAACAGGCATGTGCTGTGGTGCCGGCGGTGGACTCATGTGGATGGAAGAAGATACGGGTCATCGCGTCAACGTGGCTCGTACCGAACAAGCTTTAGCCGTTAACCCAAGTATCATTAGCTCTGGATGTCCATACTGCCTCACGATGCTTTCCGATGGAACAAAAGCGAAAGAAGTCGAAGATACAGTGAAAACGTACGACGTCGCCGAGTTGCTTGAAAAAGCAGTTTGTGGCGATGAACATCAACGACTTGCGATGTAA
- a CDS encoding acetyl-CoA C-acetyltransferase has protein sequence MGKTVILSGVRTPFGKFGGALSSLTASQLGGIAIKEALKRADVKPEDVDEVILGTVLQGGQGQIPSRQAARFAGIPWEVKTETINKVCASGMRSVTLADQIIRAGDEEVIVAGGMESMSNAPYLLPKARWGFRMGDSTVKDLMVYDGLTCSFSGVHMGTYGNATAKEYGITREEQDAWALRSHERAIQAIEAGKLSEEIVPVEVPQRKGEPLIVNQDEAPRKDTSIEKLAKLKPVFDHDGTITAGNAPGVNDGACALVLMSEERAEREGRTPLATILAHTAIAVEAKDFPKTPGLVINELLKKTGKTVDDIDLFEVNEAFAAVALTSGKIAQLDPEKVNVNGGAVALGHPIGASGARIIVTLVHELKRRGGGIGIAAICSGGGQGDAIMIEVPKQA, from the coding sequence ATGGGAAAAACGGTCATTTTAAGTGGGGTACGAACACCTTTTGGTAAGTTTGGTGGGGCATTAAGTTCTTTAACCGCGTCGCAGCTTGGAGGAATTGCCATTAAAGAAGCGTTAAAACGAGCGGATGTGAAACCGGAAGACGTTGATGAAGTCATTTTAGGAACCGTTCTACAAGGAGGACAAGGTCAAATTCCTTCACGACAAGCAGCTCGTTTTGCCGGTATTCCGTGGGAAGTGAAAACCGAAACGATCAACAAAGTGTGTGCTTCAGGAATGCGGAGTGTCACGTTAGCAGACCAAATCATTCGTGCTGGAGATGAAGAAGTCATTGTTGCCGGTGGAATGGAATCGATGTCCAACGCACCGTACTTGTTGCCGAAGGCTCGCTGGGGATTTCGGATGGGCGACTCTACGGTAAAAGACTTAATGGTTTATGACGGCCTCACCTGTAGCTTTTCCGGTGTTCATATGGGAACGTACGGAAACGCCACAGCGAAAGAATACGGAATTACAAGAGAAGAACAAGACGCGTGGGCGTTACGAAGCCATGAACGGGCGATCCAAGCGATTGAAGCGGGGAAATTAAGTGAAGAAATTGTTCCTGTTGAAGTTCCTCAACGAAAAGGGGAACCACTCATTGTAAACCAAGACGAAGCACCAAGAAAAGATACATCCATCGAAAAACTCGCGAAGTTAAAACCGGTATTTGATCATGATGGTACGATTACGGCCGGAAATGCGCCAGGCGTGAACGATGGAGCATGTGCCCTCGTTCTGATGAGCGAAGAGCGGGCCGAGCGGGAAGGAAGAACACCACTAGCAACAATATTAGCGCATACAGCGATTGCGGTAGAAGCAAAAGACTTCCCGAAAACGCCAGGCTTAGTGATTAATGAGTTGCTGAAAAAGACCGGAAAAACGGTTGATGACATTGACTTATTCGAAGTAAATGAGGCGTTTGCTGCGGTGGCGTTAACGAGTGGAAAAATTGCTCAACTCGACCCAGAAAAAGTAAACGTGAATGGCGGTGCAGTTGCGTTAGGTCACCCAATCGGTGCAAGTGGCGCTCGAATCATTGTAACACTCGTTCATGAATTAAAGCGTCGTGGCGGTGGTATTGGAATCGCGGCGATTTGTAGCGGCGGCGGTCAAGGAGACGCCATCATGATTGAAGTTCCAAAGCAAGCATAA
- a CDS encoding 3-hydroxybutyryl-CoA dehydrogenase: protein MAIKKVMVVGAGQMGSGIAQVCAQAGYEVILNDLKQEFVERGLGVISKNLSRQVNKGRLTEEEKEVVLARITSSVDLKDGHDVDLVIEAAVENMEIKQKIFAELDEITPAHAILASNTSSLPITEIAVVTKRPEQVIGMHFMNPVPVMKLVEIIRGLATRDDVYQAIEDMTKSLNKVPVEVNDFPGFVSNRVLMPMINEAIYTLYEGVATKEAIDEVMKLGMNHPMGPLTLADFIGLDTCLYIMETLHEGFGDDKYRPCPLLRKYVKAGWLGRKTGRGFYTYE, encoded by the coding sequence ATGGCAATTAAAAAAGTAATGGTCGTTGGGGCAGGACAAATGGGCTCAGGCATTGCCCAAGTGTGTGCACAAGCAGGATATGAAGTCATTTTAAACGACTTAAAGCAAGAGTTTGTGGAGCGCGGTTTAGGGGTTATTTCGAAAAATTTGTCTCGTCAAGTCAATAAAGGGCGCCTGACAGAAGAAGAAAAAGAAGTCGTATTAGCACGCATTACTTCTTCTGTAGATTTAAAAGACGGTCATGACGTCGATCTCGTCATTGAAGCAGCCGTCGAGAATATGGAGATTAAGCAAAAAATCTTTGCAGAACTAGATGAAATTACACCGGCACATGCCATTTTAGCGTCCAATACGTCTTCGTTACCAATTACGGAAATTGCTGTGGTGACGAAACGTCCAGAACAAGTGATTGGCATGCACTTTATGAATCCGGTACCGGTTATGAAACTTGTCGAAATTATTCGTGGTTTAGCAACAAGAGACGATGTGTATCAAGCAATTGAAGATATGACAAAATCGTTAAACAAAGTACCGGTAGAAGTAAATGACTTCCCTGGCTTCGTCTCGAACCGGGTGTTAATGCCAATGATTAACGAGGCGATTTACACGTTATACGAAGGGGTAGCAACAAAAGAGGCCATTGATGAAGTGATGAAGCTAGGAATGAATCACCCGATGGGACCGCTAACTTTAGCGGACTTTATCGGACTTGATACGTGCTTATACATTATGGAAACGCTTCATGAAGGATTTGGAGACGACAAGTATCGCCCTTGTCCGCTTCTCCGGAAATATGTGAAAGCAGGTTGGTTAGGTCGAAAAACAGGTCGCGGGTTCTACACATATGAGTAA
- a CDS encoding acyl-CoA dehydrogenase, which yields MHLRFTEEQDMMRKMVRDFAQTEIAPFVEHMEKGEFPRPILNKMAELGLMGITVPEHYGGSGMDFMSYIIAIHEISKVSATVGVILSVHTSVGTNPILYFGTEEQKQKYVPKLASGEYLGAFCLTEPSAGSDAKSLRSRAVKQGDHYIINGSKVFITNGGEADVYIVFASTNPEAGSRGVSAFIVEKDTPGLIVGKDEKKMGLHGSRTVQLTFEDMKVPAENLLGEEGQGFKIAMANLDVGRIGIAAQALGIAEAAYEHAVAYAKERHQFGKPIAAQQAIGFKLADMATSIEGAKLLVYRAADLRTKGLPCGKEASMAKLFASRTAVEVTTEAIQVYGGYGYTEEYPVERLFRDAKVTEIYEGTSEIQRIVIGKHLLK from the coding sequence ATGCATTTACGATTCACGGAAGAACAAGATATGATGCGGAAAATGGTACGTGATTTTGCGCAAACAGAAATTGCTCCATTTGTCGAACACATGGAAAAAGGGGAGTTTCCACGGCCCATTTTAAATAAAATGGCTGAACTAGGTCTCATGGGAATTACCGTTCCAGAACACTACGGCGGCTCTGGAATGGACTTTATGTCCTACATTATCGCCATTCATGAAATTTCGAAAGTAAGTGCAACGGTCGGCGTGATTTTATCCGTTCATACATCCGTTGGCACCAACCCAATTCTTTATTTCGGAACGGAAGAGCAAAAACAAAAGTACGTTCCAAAGCTTGCTTCCGGAGAATATTTAGGGGCGTTTTGTTTAACGGAGCCAAGCGCAGGTTCCGATGCCAAAAGCTTACGGTCACGTGCGGTCAAACAAGGGGATCACTATATCATTAACGGTTCGAAAGTGTTTATTACCAACGGGGGTGAAGCAGACGTATACATCGTCTTTGCCTCTACCAACCCGGAGGCAGGAAGTCGTGGAGTTTCTGCTTTTATCGTAGAAAAGGATACACCAGGACTCATCGTAGGAAAAGACGAAAAGAAAATGGGCTTGCACGGGTCACGTACGGTGCAATTAACATTTGAAGACATGAAAGTGCCTGCTGAAAACTTATTAGGGGAAGAAGGACAAGGCTTTAAAATTGCGATGGCGAACTTAGATGTAGGTCGTATCGGCATTGCTGCCCAAGCGTTAGGAATTGCTGAAGCAGCCTATGAACATGCGGTGGCGTATGCGAAAGAACGTCATCAGTTCGGTAAGCCAATTGCCGCGCAGCAAGCGATTGGTTTCAAGCTCGCTGATATGGCAACTAGCATCGAAGGCGCTAAACTGCTAGTGTATCGAGCGGCGGACTTACGCACAAAAGGATTGCCTTGCGGGAAAGAAGCTTCGATGGCCAAATTATTTGCTTCAAGAACGGCTGTTGAAGTGACGACAGAAGCCATTCAAGTATACGGTGGCTACGGATATACAGAAGAATATCCGGTCGAGCGTCTGTTTAGAGATGCAAAAGTTACTGAAATTTATGAAGGAACAAGCGAAATTCAACGGATTGTTATTGGAAAGCATTTGTTAAAATAA
- a CDS encoding acyl-CoA dehydrogenase encodes MNFQLTEEHEMIRKMVRDFAKNEVAPTAAERDEEERFDREIFDKMAELGLTGIPWPEEYGGIGSDYLAYCIAVEELSRVCASTGVTLSAHTSLAGWPIYKFGTEEQKQKYLRPMAQGEKIGAYGLTEPGSGSDAGAMKTTARLEGDYYILNGSKIFITNGGVADIYVVFALTDPSQKHKGTSAFIIEKDFEGFRVGKKEKKLGIRSSPTTEIIFEDCKVPKENLLGKEGEGFKIAMMTLDGGRNGIAAQAVGIAQGALDAAIEYAKERYQFGKPIAANQGISFKLADMATSIEAARLLTYQAAWLESQGLPYGKESAMSKLFAGDTAMKVTTEAVQIFGGYGYTKDYPVERFMRDAKITQIYEGTQEIQRLVISRMLTR; translated from the coding sequence ATGAATTTTCAACTAACGGAAGAGCATGAAATGATACGAAAAATGGTGCGCGATTTTGCAAAAAACGAAGTCGCACCAACAGCAGCGGAGCGGGATGAAGAAGAACGGTTTGATCGGGAAATTTTCGACAAAATGGCCGAACTAGGATTAACGGGAATTCCATGGCCGGAAGAATACGGGGGTATCGGTAGCGACTATTTAGCATACTGTATTGCAGTTGAGGAGCTTTCTCGCGTATGTGCATCGACAGGTGTGACGCTGTCTGCACATACGTCACTTGCCGGTTGGCCAATTTATAAGTTTGGTACGGAAGAACAAAAGCAAAAATATTTACGGCCGATGGCCCAAGGGGAGAAAATCGGGGCTTACGGTTTAACAGAACCGGGGTCTGGTTCCGATGCGGGAGCGATGAAGACGACCGCTCGCCTAGAAGGAGATTACTATATTTTAAACGGATCGAAAATTTTCATCACCAACGGCGGAGTGGCTGATATTTACGTCGTCTTTGCCTTAACCGATCCATCGCAAAAGCATAAAGGGACGAGTGCCTTTATCATTGAAAAAGATTTTGAAGGTTTTAGAGTTGGAAAGAAAGAGAAAAAGCTCGGCATTCGCTCATCGCCAACAACGGAAATTATTTTTGAGGATTGTAAAGTACCAAAAGAAAATTTACTTGGAAAAGAAGGCGAAGGCTTTAAAATTGCAATGATGACGTTAGACGGTGGTCGAAACGGGATTGCTGCCCAGGCTGTCGGAATTGCCCAAGGAGCCTTAGATGCGGCGATTGAATATGCAAAAGAACGTTATCAATTTGGAAAACCGATTGCTGCTAACCAAGGTATTTCGTTCAAGCTAGCTGATATGGCGACAAGCATTGAAGCGGCTCGCTTACTCACGTACCAAGCGGCATGGTTAGAGTCCCAAGGGCTACCGTACGGAAAAGAATCAGCCATGTCCAAATTGTTTGCCGGAGATACTGCGATGAAAGTGACTACCGAAGCGGTACAAATTTTCGGTGGGTATGGTTATACGAAAGATTATCCAGTAGAGCGGTTTATGCGCGATGCGAAAATTACGCAAATCTACGAAGGAACTCAAGAAATTCAACGTCTCGTTATTTCGCGTATGTTAACCCGCTAA